The Apis cerana isolate GH-2021 linkage group LG12, AcerK_1.0, whole genome shotgun sequence genome window below encodes:
- the LOC108003842 gene encoding uncharacterized protein LOC108003842, producing MPFLKTILLLTVVGLLNLSTVAPDSAGIVEMVNGLAYGGIPYGSITGMVAKYPGFMGQQFNSLQVARQLNGFKNAQPVVITPNFRATRLAGVHPPVQIYNVPSVVAPGVVGTISHIGY from the exons ATGCCTTTTTTAAAG ACCATTTTGCTGTTGACTGTCGTTGGTTTGCTGAACTTATCGACAGTCGCACCAGACAGCGCAGGAATCGTGGAAATGGTGAATGGATTGGCGTATG gtGGCATTCCCTACGGAAGTATAACTGGCATGGTAGCAAAGTATCCAGGATTCATGGGGCAACAATTTAATTCTCTTCAGGTGGCGCGACAATTAAATGGATTCAAAAATGCACAACCAGTGGTCATCACTCCAAATTTTAGGGCAACAAGATTAGCGGGAGTGCATCCACCCGTGCAGATTTATAACGTTCCAAGTGTTGTTGCACCTGGTGTTGTGGGCACGATCAGCCACataggatattaa